CCTCCTCCCTCCGAGCGTCTTGCGCACCGCCAAGGCCGGGTTGTCGAGCCGTTTCTTACGCATTGTGAATCGCAAAATGAACTAGAAGCTTCCGGGGCCTTGGATGCTGCCGCTTGCCCATCGGGCTGTGAGACTGTTGTGAGCGACCACAGCCACTCCTTGGAAAGACGAGTCCTAACGCTCTCGGTTACGGACATCGTTGGCCCTTAGTGCTCGGGGTCTTTTGTGGAAGATGTAAACATAAACATCCTTTTTGCTCGTTGGATGGGATTCATTCATGAGGAACCTTAAACTACGCTTTTTTGTCTTTACTCGTTTTGCACAGCTTAGAGAAACAATGGATTGATTGCGTACTATTGTGTTTAGAACTCGTTGAGAGGATGACTTGATGTCCCTAAATTAAACGATACATTCTACAGCAGTATAGGGTGGgcaaagaacatttttttaaagctattttttgGGGGGTTATTTTCTTAAGAGAatatatgcaaacatatgcatgTGCATTCGTGAAATTaacgtatttttttttttaaaggggaagCCCAAGATGAAAAGTGTAGGGTGAAACAAGGAGCCTAAATTTAAAATAAGTGGGTGGGCTTATTGAGTGCAGGTGAACATTTAGGGTAGTAAatggaaaatcagaaaataagcaaatatctGACAACAACCCTAGTAGCGTTGGGAATACCCTTTTTTCTCTGAGGAACCGGGACATCTGCCTCTGCTACAGTCTGTTTTTGGCTGTGCTTAAAGCTCCGTAATTGGAGTATGGTTAGAAAGAAGACGGTATCTCTGGCTCTGTCCTAGAAAAGGTGCAGTTTATACCTTCCTTCTCCTTGAttcaatgaaaagaaaggaaagctatTCAAAGGAGTGTTGGGAAAAAATGCATGTATGGCCACTGTATGAAACTAAAGACAGGAAGTGTGGTTCTGAAACATTGTAAACTGAGGATACTGTTGGAGCTCCTGCTCTTATGTTGGACTCAATTGCATGGGGCTACCACTAATTCCTGTTCAGTGAAATtaaattaatttgaatttccctttGAAAAATGCTTAAGTTCATTCTTCTAGTGCACAGTTACTTTGAGCTTAGAATGATACTCTGTTTGGGGAAGGGATCTCAAAGGTCTAGTCTCCACAAACATTTCTGGGGCTTCTACAATGCTGTTTAGCACTGCTTGGGTAATCCAGGTCTGCTGTGTTCCAGCGGTGTAAACTTGAGTCAGCCTGGTAATTAACACTCTCAGTGTATTTCCATTTTGCTCATCTCTTTGCCACTCCTCCCTGCCCTCTAATCTAAAATCCAAGTCACTTACCTTCCTCCTCACAAGACTGGCTGGTCTTGCCTCTTTGCTCTTGTGCATTTCTTCTCCATTGCTGAGAAGGCTGTCTCAGCTTACAAGTCACTTTTCATCCCTTCCAAGCAGACTTAATGTAACTGATTAGTCACCCTTCCTTCTGGGTGATAAGCACCATTCACCTGTGGTAACTTGCTCTGTACCTGTTTTACTTGGCCTCTTCAGTTAGTTTTCCAGAGGCATAATTTAAGTCTGCTAGTTTGGACTTACATAAAAACTTCTGATTCTAAGGAGGTAGATCTTACATCAGGACAATAATGGTATGGCATTGACATTTAAATTTGTACAGAGTAGGTGATTGAGAGGTAGTTACAGCATATTTTTTGTTAATCAGGTATGTGGGGCCAGGTAATAATACTCTTTAATTGTTAAAAGCACTTTCAGATGAAGTGTTCACTTTGATCATTGAAGACCTGGAGAATTATACTGGTACTTGATGTATTGGGAAATGTCCCCCGAGCCCTGAACAGACTTGTTTTAGGGTAGGCCTGCCACCTTGGTTGAATTCTCAGAGCACTAGCTCTTAACTTGGGGAGAGGTGGTTAAGTAAGACCCCTTTGAGTAACTGACAGAACTGCATAGACTCCAGCTCTGTGCCATGCTTGTTTCCCCACCCTTACCATGGATAGGCAGTTTGTTAGGATTTTCCTTTCATCAGAAGTATCCATGTTTATTCATGCTTTTTATCACTTGAAACATGTGGTTTATGTTTCCTCTAGATCAGTCATATCTTTTGGATCAAAAAACAGAACAATTGGAGTTGCCGCTAAAAATCAGGTATGTTTTTAAGAGAACTTCATGActttgggggaagggggagtttttaaaaagtgaaatgtcGAGAGACATGCGAGTATGGACTTCAGAAATTTTTTGCAAGTATTCTTTGAGGCCTCTGATGAAACTCTCTTCCTTCAGTTCCCTTTCTCTTGTTTTGTTAAAAAAGATCTACCTTAACTTTTCTCATCTGCCAGCCTTAGTTTTTAATAACTTTGCTgccttttaatttatataatttcttaaaattacAAATAAGACAAAGTTCTTTCATATGAAGTGTTTCATGATGCTCATTGAAGAGTAAAAGACTCTTTCTATAAGGAACTTCTAAGAAGATttgtatttaaaaacattttcaggtTCCTTAATAATTGAGGTAGGACTGGATGAACTTTTTGTCTAGACCTGCACTCTAGTGCAGTAGCCGTTAGCCACACGTCAGTGCTTGAAACGAGGCTAGTCTGATTTGAAATGTGCAATAAGTATAAAATAGACATCACATTTCTAAGCTGTAGAGGGAAATAAAGTCtctaatcaattttttaaaatattgattacatTTTGAAATGATAGTATTTTGGGCAAAATAAGTTGTTGAAATTGATTTTGCccattatttgctttttaaaatatgattaatagaaaatttaaatttacaaCGTGACTCACATTTATGGATCATATTATAATTCTTTTCAACACTGCTGATCTGTCTGGGTATGggagaaagattttttaaaatacataacatGATTTTTAAGAGGCTTAAAGAAAGAGActaaaaattttctttgaattaagGAACCTTGGAGATATTGTGGAATCAGTTCCAGACCACGACAATAAAATGAATATGCAGTAAAGCAAGTCCAATggattttttggtttcccagtgcatataaacaTGAAATATTTACTACTGTACTGTAATCTAGCAAGTGTGAAGTAACACTATGTCTAAAGAAACAATGTCCACACCTTAATTAAATGTggcacagagacatgaagtgagcacatgctgttgggaAAATGGCACCAGTAGACTTGCTggatgcagggttgccacagaCCTTCATGGGGGCGGGGGAATGCAAcctctgcaaagtgcaataaagcacaataaaatgaggtatgcctgtactACTAAAACAAACTGAACTGGGAGTATAATTCAAATACTACATTAGGACTAGTTAGGTTGGAAGAGGTTAAaataggaaaggagagaaataggcATGTCCATGAGTGATGACACACTCACAGGGGAGAGCCCCTCTAGTGGAATAATGGTCCCCTTGATAATCTGATAGGAGATGGTTTAGGATATACATACACAAGACCTAAAATTCTGTCGCATCTTTGTGGTTCTGTGAGGAGACTCACTTGAGGCTCAGAGCTGGCCTGTCTACTACTAGGCATACTTCTGTTCAGTTTTAGAACCACAGAGAATTTCAGGATGTGAACATGCTTAAAATCTTTATTGGAAACCAGCAGTTCCAAACTGTATTCTTTCCCTTAAAAGGAGTAAACCAGAGAAAATAGTGACTTTTGTTCTATTTTCAAGCTAATGATTTAGAAGGTTCAGTATTTAATCCTTTTAATTATTTCTGTGTTTTAAGCAAGGTTCTCACTGATATGTTGGAGTGAAATACTGTATGAGTTGAGACTTTTTAATCAAAGTTAGTGAGATATATTTAGCCTATTTGAAATAGTGAATAAAAAGTGTCTCTTGTTACCATTTTGGTGAACTGCCTGCAGTCTTTTTGAATTTCACACCAAGCGTTTCTTTTGAACCTAGTGTATTAAACTAAGAGATGAAACTGTCCACTGTCAATAGGTTGTTAGAAGTAGATGACCTTTTTAACAAACATGTACACTCTGTACAATAGAATGAATTcagtttattgtttttaaaaacttgggCACCTAAATCATCAAAAATGTACACTTGAAGTTGAAAGCATTAAGTCATTTAGAAACTTCTTGAATTATCCATGCCTCTTCTGCCTGTCAGCATAGATAACTTAGTATTCTATGCTATTATGAAGAAAAAATGGCAGCAGATGTATATGTGGCACAAAATGGGTTTATCTTTATCCCTTGACAATTTATTAGACTATAggaattaacttttaaaatgtcaTGTGACTGTAGTACTTCTAGATCTCTTCATTCATTGGGTATAAAACTTTACAATTTTAGCGGGGCAGAAAAAGGACTGAGCTTTAGTTGATAGCTTTACTATCTGAGTTTTCCTGCAGGTTttgaaatttgctttaaaatccttAGAGACGCTATTGCCTCTTGCTTGCTCTCACTGCTTACTTTCTGACATTTTCTatagggaaaggagaaagtaTAATTAAAATCCATCATTGATGGGGAGGGGATTTGAAGGCTCTCAGGGACAGTTACTTGCATCCCTATGGTTTGACTATTAAGTTTCTCTGAatactagtgggtgtgaaattagagaaaaatgtaaaatcttATACTTCTTTTGCAGCAAGTCACTCATGCAAACAACACGGTGTCAAACTTCAAGAGATTTCATGGCCGAACATTCAATGACCCCTTCatacagaaggaaaaggaaaacttaAGTTATGATTTGGTTCCAATGAAAAATGGTGGAGTTGGAATAAAGGTAATATAATTGAGCAACCTCAGGTTCTTAATAGGATATGGTTGCACTTATTTATAGGTATTaaagtatttcttaaatattcaATTCAAATTCTTTAATTGAACAAGGTGGTATTTAGTAGCTATTCAAATTTGAAAACCATTCAAATTGTTATATACAGcttaatttgtgtttttctgaTTTCTTGGCAATTGTAAAATTCACGGTTCTTTGATAGTGTTTAAAAGAATCTAAATTGTATTGTATCAAAAGTCTGTTCCAAGACAACCCCAGTTGACGTTGTTTGGAGAGCAGTAGTGTAATACAaccagaaatctttttttaaaccaGTAGAGACATTCCTGTCTTGTGATCTACACAAAATAATATTTACCCCAGTGATTCATGTCTTCAGTTAGAGTGGAAATTTACTACCTTCTATAATAATGGATGGGAGAAAAACTGCCTTCCTCCAAATTTCATTCCTAGGAAAAAGTtctctttttcccagtttttcctctttttttcccccctaaacaATTATAACAGATTCTGTGGAAGAGAGCATGTACTAATATTTGGAAGTTAATATTAGCCTGTAGCTTTAAGCACTGCAATGTTGAGGTTGGTTTTCCTCTCAATATAGGTCATGTACATGGATGAAGAGCATCTGTTCAGTGTGGAGCAGATAACAGCCATGCTGTTGACTAAGTTAAAGGAAACTGCTGAAAACAACCTCAAGAAGCCAGTCACAGATTGTGTTATTTCAGTAAGTAGAATCCAGCAAGGTCGTGtgcttgttttgtctctttcATGTTATTCTTAAGTATCTGATGTGCAAACACTGTTTTATTAGTAGTGATCACAATTCTAGTGGACTCTATTATATGTTAACACAATGTTCAGGAGCATTTCAGAGTACATTTGAGTGGTATTTTTAGTACCTTCAGGAGTAACTACTGGCAGTAGTTGTTTAAATGGAGCTACAAATCAAAACCTCTTGTGGGGTGTTTGGAAAGCACAGTTTAGGGCGGGGTGTTCTGCTGCAGTTAGTTGCTGCCCTATCAGGCAATCTGTACTTTGAAAGCTCCGTAGGTCAAAAGAATCCCACCCCCAGAGGCCAGTAGGTTCTATTTTTAAGCTCTGGTGGTAGCCTGCCAGTAGTGACAAGACCTAGGTGTTTAGCACTGGGAAGTCTGCTACCTTCAGCAGACAGTTGCCAGCTTGGTTATCTGGGAGTACTTGAAATGGACATACCATTTTTTATATAGATGACAAAAAAGTTAGTTTTCAGTTCTGTTGCCCCAGGTCTTGAGGACGGCTTCTGCTCTGATCTCTGGTTCTGCGCTTCCCCAGGATTCTCTGTCGAGGTGGTGACTGCAGCCTGTCTGCAGCCAGCACGGGCAGTGCGGTTGCTCAGATCAGGCAGAAGCCTTTTCTGTCAGTGGAACCTTGGCTGTTTAAGCCTAGGGGCAGAAGGGCTAGTTGCTCCTCTTGCCATTGCCAGACAAAAGGTGTTCTATCAGAGGAATATCTACCTTCTGATTGGAGAAACGTTAATCTCTGTAAAATTAAAAGCGAAATTAGTCAGTGATTTTGTTACTCTTCTTTATTTTGGCCAGAggtttccccccaccccccttaagTAATCTAGTGGGGCAAACTGATCATAGGCATGTTCTGATTTGAATTGAAAGGTGAGCAGAGATACACCTTTGCCTTGCCTTTGTTCGACATCTCCAAATTCTTTGGAAAAAGTTTGAAAGCCACTGTACTAGGTTTTCTCTAGGTGTACTTTTGAGTTAAATGATTCTATGAATGTGTTGTTAGGTGGTCTTTTTCTAAAGATTGGTAATTAAAATGCTGTTCTAGAAAAGAGTCAAAAGAATTAGTATGCTTACTGCTGTAAGCACCAGTGAGCATCATAAGGAGCTTCACCCTTTGCATTGCCTTTGCTTGTATTTTCTTTAGGAAAATCAACAGGCCTTGTCAAGAGCATTTTTGTTGCCTTGTCAGGACTCCTGAAGTAGAAAGTACCCCCATCAGCAGCTAAGGTTTGAACCTGAGCAAAACCAAAGGGCAGTTGTGTACGCTAGAATGAGAGCTCTGTATTATTAAGTTCCTACGTTCATGCAAGTTTAATTGTATCTAGCATTAAGAGTTGATTTGggattttaatttccaaatgtcTGTAGAAATTTAACACTAGTTTGGAAGCTGTACTTCATTCACTTGAGCCTGAAGTTTTCTGCAAGATTTATGCAACTTTCAAATGTCTTATGAATGTACCTGATTATTTTGGATTAAGATTTGGTTATAATAAAGATTACTTTGATACGATAATTTGGAAGCAGTGTTCTCAAAAGTAGCGTCAGTTCGTGAAAGTTAAGAACCTGGCTAGGAAGTTAAGTTTTAAAGCCCTGTTTCTATCTTACGGTTTGGGCCAGAAAACTACTTAGTGTTCTGTTGTGAATTTATTAGAAGTGGTTGTGAGGAATTAGTATCTTTgtgtttaaaatgatttaaaatgttcCCTTCCTTATTTGTTAGGTGCCCTCCTTCTTCACAGATGCGGAGAGGCGGTCCGTGTTAGATGCTGCACAGATTGTTggcctcaactgcttgagacttATGAATGACATGACTGCTGGTAAGAAGAAATTTTGCATAGAAGTGATTATACTGTTGGAACCAGAGTTAAGTTGCTCTTGGTACTATTACcaaatgattttttatatttatgtgaaAACATAGCCTACTAAAAAACGTGTTAGATTTGAAAGCAAGACTCCCAGCTCTTCAGATGTGTGTATGGTTAGTGAGAAATTAACACTTTCTCAGATTTAGGAATCAGTCTCTAAAGTATTCTTTTAATTAAGTGAGTTGGATTTAGTTCTTTAATTCATTAACGTTTTTATAGTtaagaaacatgttcttaaaaccTTTTAATTCTAGGGTTTTACATTTAAGAATTCATGAAGATTTCTTCTTAGGTATACACATTCAGAAATAGTGGTTTCACAGTTCAGAAAAATTGAACACAGACTCTTCAAAGTAGATGAGTTATTTGCCTTGGCTCTAAACAATATTGATAGGAATTGCAGTTGCTGTAGTtgtatattacatttttaattttttttgataaGCTGTCTCCTAGCAGGTTGTGGTAAGCATATAAATATTATGCAGTGAGTCTGATGATTGTTGATGGCATGTACTTATATTTCATTGTAGTCAGACCACCTATGTATGTTTTGTCCATTACATTTTCCATATATTGAAAGTGGATGGGAGTGTTCTAAAATCAGAAAGGGAAAAGtaatttattccaaataaatcaTTGTGAAGTTGGGTACAAAAGGAATGTTTTTGAATTGTTTCAAGTATAGTTGTTTCCTGCATGTGAACAAATGATTGAAACACACTTGTTTTTCGTAGTTGCTTTGAATTATGGAATTTATAAGCAGGATCTCCCAGGCCTGGATGAGAAACCTAGGATAGTGGTTTTTGTTGATATGGGACACTCAGCTTTCCAAGTATCTGCATGTGCCTTTAACAAGGGAAAATTGAAGGTAAAGTCCTAATTAAATGACCAAAATCTATTATCATTATTTGTCATGACATTGAGCTACTGATTCTCTACATTTTGCTTGCTCTTCTCAGTAATGAAGAATTTTGAGTAATTGTTGTGAAGACTGATCTCCTTAAAGAGGATGTGATTGTCTTAGCATACTTAAGTATTCTTACTTaggaaaaaaaagcttttttgaGATAAGATAATATTCTATGTTATCATGAGAAGCCGAAAATAACTTTGAGGAGAGCtggtgatgtggctcaagcagatgagcacctgcttcctacgtgggaggtcccgggcccatttcccggtgcctcctaaagagaaggacAAATAACAAACATGAAAACGCCAGCACGGGGAGCCTTTGtgactcagtagttgagcaccagcttcccaattactaggtcctgggttcaatccccagtcccagtaccttaaaaaaaaaaaaggagatttaGCGCTCCATTTGGGTTTCGTAGTTACTTTTCTGTTAACTGACTTGAATTTTAGTTGTaatttaaatagattttaagaATCTAGTTAGAAATATGATTGATAACCAGATTATTTGTTGTTTTAACTAAATCAGGTACTGGGAACAGCTTTTGATCCTTTCTTGGGAGGAAAAAAGTTTGATGAAAAGTTGGTGGAacatttttgtgcagaatttaagACTAAGTACAAGTTGGATGCAAAATCCAAAATTCGAGCACTCCTTCGTCTGTATCAGGAGTGTGAAAAATTGAAAAAGCTGTTGAGCTCGATCAGCACAGACCTGCCACTGAATATTGAGTGCTTTATGAATGACAAAGATGTTTCGGGAAAGATGAACAGGTAAGTCTTGAGGTCTGCTCAATTACATAGTCAGAACTCCTCGCTGAAACTGTGTGGGGTGTCAGTTGTGGCTGTGAGTGTTGTGAACCATAGCCCACATTTTGGGGTTGTGTGCAACCACAGCTGGAAAGACCACCACTGATTGCCATTAGGCTATGGGTGCTTCTTCACATAgggtgttttaaattttttaatacccttGTTAAGTGCTCTTGTATGGTGAAGTCTTCTtggtatttttcactttttagtaTTTCTGGGCCAGTATTTGAATAATGGTTTCACAGAAGTATCTTGAGAAGTAAATGGAAACAAATGTTTAAAGTAATGAGAATTAGGTCACATAAAACCATTTAGGAGATAAAATGGCAATCTTAAGAATACAAAAGTGATTTCTTCAAGTAATGCTGGGAATCATCTGAAAGACTTGATTTTCTCAACCCCATCCCCTTTCTTAACTGTTccatatatataaattactgtgtaGTTGAACTTGGTCAATGTAGGATCCAGGTTGTCTGAGAAAATAAGGTAAAATTCATTTGGTGTTGCTAgctcattgtttaaaaaaataggctAGGATACTGGCTTTAAAGATGTCTAAATGTCCCTTTTATTTGCCAAGGTCACAGTTTGAAGAACTCTGTGCTGATCTTCTGCAAAAGGTAGAAGTTCCCCTTTATTCATTGATGGAACAAACTCGGCTAAAAGTAGAAGATGTGAGTGCTGTTGAGATCGTTGGAGGCACAACACGAATTCCagctgtgaaagaaaaaattgccaaATTCTTCGGAAAAGATGTCAGCACAACCCTTAATGCAGATGAAGCAGTAGCCAGAGGATGTGCGCTGCAGGTGCTTCTTTCTGGGCCCTCTCCTGGTGCTCATCCTTGAACAAGCTCCATTTTATTTCGTTGTGGTTGAGGTCGTGAAGATAGTTCTTTGTCTGTTAGAGAGCAAACAGAAGTAACTCAAATGCATAAGGCTGTGGGGAGACAGATTCTTCAAATCAGGGAGAGGCAATGAACTTAAGACTAAAAGAATTACCAGGCTAGTGTTTCTCATTCTGGGAGCAAAAGTATTAGTTAATGAGTGGTTTAGAAAATAGCTCTCTTTTCCACCCTTGTTGgcgtgttttgtttttttaaatagcagttgTATTGATATATTCATGTACCATGTAATCCttctaaagtgtacattcagtggctttgGTACAATCActgaattgtgcattcatcactgcagtcagttttagagcattttcattactccaaaaataaaaaccccTGACCCCTTAGAATGACTCAATCCCTCTGTCCTCCTCCAGCCATACATAACCATCTACGGTTATGGGATCTAATTCCATCCCTGcaaatttatgtatatttacatttttttgctTAACATAATTTGTAAATTTTACAGTTGctgtgaaaatatatatttttactacaGTGCATTGTCTGCTTTAGGTGTGTTTTTGCCCATTTCCACCcgattattaacatcttgtaatagtaatatacatttgttctaattcacgGAAGAACGTTCTTATACTTAGACTATTCACCTTAGTTGTCCACAAACAGGGtgcactatgctatacagtccacTAGCTTTTCCTTCTTGTGACACACACAACCCTAAACTTGCCCTTTCAACCATAATCACACCTACGTACATCGCGTTCATTACATGCATGATAATGTTCCACCATCACTTCTACCCAATCCCAAACATTTGcaatcaaccttattacaaaTTCTACACAAATACAGTGTCAGCCtcccattctctaccttcattctacAGCGTAGGATGGTACTGACACTGTGGGAAGTCTATtgggtggttcctaaggaagttaaatatagatcttcCAGGTGATTTGGCAGTGCCACTGctaggtatattcccagaagaatggggagcagggacatgaacagacatcggCACACTGATGTGCATAGTGGCGTTATTTACAGTTGCCGAAGATGgaacaacccagttgtccatcagccagtgaatggataaactggtTTATGCTTGATCTTCCTTTTGAAGGGATCCTATATTGATCAGAgattgaattgatttttttctttcttcattgctCTCTTCTGTTTAGTCttctatattgtctttttttttttttaagatttatttttatttatttagttcccctcccctcccccggttgtctgttttctgtatctttttactgcgtcttatttctttgtccgcttctgttgtcatcagcggcacaggaagtgtgggcggcgccattccctggcaggctgctccctccttcgcgctgggcggctctccttatgggtgcactccttgcgcgtggggctcccctacgcggggaacaccctgtgtggcatggcactccttgcgcacatcagcactgcgcatgggccagctccacacgggtcaaggaggcccggggtttgaaccgcggacctcccatgtggtagacggacgccctaaccactgggccaaagtccgtttccctatattgtCATTTTAAGCCTAGTCTAAATATGGATCTTTTGCTTATCAATTAGGTGTTGTCTCTCTCATTTGAATTTACCATTGTTTCTTTAATTCACAGAATTACTTGAAAACGTAGTTAAGTAGTTCCCAACTTGTTCCTAAGATGTCAGTTGAACATTttgcaatttatcttttttttgtttgacCTTTGAAAGACGATTGGACAGAGTTGTTTTGTGGACATATATATGAGTTCAAAATGATCCAGCTTGTAATTGTATCAGCAAGATATTTCTGAAAAGCGATGTCTTAAGATTCCTTGTATTAGCTGTCTTTATGTTTAGTGGTTAACCTATTATTTAGgtgataaatgaaattttttttccttaggattaCATATACTGCAAAGCAAATTTTGAAATTGAATTTAAACCTCTACCCTTCCCATTAGAATTGAGTTTCATATTAAAAGATGAGTTGCCATTATCCAAATGATCCTAATaatcccttttttttctctctctctttaaaagtGTGCCTGTCTTTCCCCGGCATTTAAAGTTAGAGAGTTTTCTGTCACAGATGCGATTCCTTTTCCAATATCTCTGGTCTGGAATCACGATTCAGAAGATACTGAAGGGTATGTAgcagaaaataattttcagataTTGAATTGTAATGGAAAACTAATAAATTGCTCTTTCATGGGCGAGTGTGTGATTAACTGGGATCGTTCAACAACCAAACAAACTTGTCAGGTATTTCTCTCATTTTGGTCTTAGAAATGGTGAGAAAGGAGTTGATCTAGATTTTCGAATGTCTTTTTCCCACGTGTGTGGCACATCAGGTTCCTTGGGAGTCATGACGCCCTTTCTTAATCCTCCCTGCAGTGTTCATGAAGTGTTCAGCCGCAACCATGCCGCGCCCTTCTCCAAGGTCCTCACCTTCTACAGAAGGGGGCCTTTTGAGCTGGAAGCTTTCTATTCTGATCCTCAGGGAGTTCCCTATCCAGAAGCTAAAATAGGTAAGGGATGTGTATGTTTGCGATTTGGTCAAAAAGCCTTCGCTTGTTCATTTGCAAACatgatgtttttttcttaatctctATC
The window above is part of the Dasypus novemcinctus isolate mDasNov1 chromosome 15, mDasNov1.1.hap2, whole genome shotgun sequence genome. Proteins encoded here:
- the HSPH1 gene encoding heat shock protein 105 kDa isoform X4; the encoded protein is MKNGGVGIKVMYMDEEHLFSVEQITAMLLTKLKETAENNLKKPVTDCVISVPSFFTDAERRSVLDAAQIVGLNCLRLMNDMTAVALNYGIYKQDLPGLDEKPRIVVFVDMGHSAFQVSACAFNKGKLKVLGTAFDPFLGGKKFDEKLVEHFCAEFKTKYKLDAKSKIRALLRLYQECEKLKKLLSSISTDLPLNIECFMNDKDVSGKMNRSQFEELCADLLQKVEVPLYSLMEQTRLKVEDVSAVEIVGGTTRIPAVKEKIAKFFGKDVSTTLNADEAVARGCALQCACLSPAFKVREFSVTDAIPFPISLVWNHDSEDTEGVHEVFSRNHAAPFSKVLTFYRRGPFELEAFYSDPQGVPYPEAKIGRFIVQNVSAQKDGEKSKVKVKVRVNTHGIFTVSTASMVEKVPTEESEVSPAEADMECPNLRPPGNPDVDVNEKKVDQPPEAKKPKIKVVNVELPIEANLVWQLGKDLLNMYIETEGKMIMQDKLEKERNDAKNAVEEYVYEFRDKLCGPYEKFICEQDHHSFLRLLTETEDWLYEEGEDQAKQAYIDKLEELMKIGTPIKVRFQEAEERPKMFEELGQRLQHYAKIAADFRDKDEEYNHIDESEMKKVEKSVNEVMEWMNNVMNAQAKKSPDQDPVVRAQEIKAKIKELNNTCEPIVTQPKPKIESPKLERTPNGPNVDKTDDDLEGKSNFGAEPPQQNGDCYPNEKSSANMDLD
- the HSPH1 gene encoding heat shock protein 105 kDa isoform X2; this encodes MSVVGLDVGSQSCYIAVARAGGIETIANEFSDRSTPSVISFGSKNRTIGVAAKNQQVTHANNTVSNFKRFHGRTFNDPFIQKEKENLSYDLVPMKNGGVGIKVMYMDEEHLFSVEQITAMLLTKLKETAENNLKKPVTDCVISVPSFFTDAERRSVLDAAQIVGLNCLRLMNDMTAVALNYGIYKQDLPGLDEKPRIVVFVDMGHSAFQVSACAFNKGKLKVLGTAFDPFLGGKKFDEKLVEHFCAEFKTKYKLDAKSKIRALLRLYQECEKLKKLLSSISTDLPLNIECFMNDKDVSGKMNRSQFEELCADLLQKVEVPLYSLMEQTRLKVEDVSAVEIVGGTTRIPAVKEKIAKFFGKDVSTTLNADEAVARGCALQCACLSPAFKVREFSVTDAIPFPISLVWNHDSEDTEGVHEVFSRNHAAPFSKVLTFYRRGPFELEAFYSDPQGVPYPEAKIGRFIVQNVSAQKDGEKSKVKVKVRVNTHGIFTVSTASMVEKVPTEESEVSPAEADMECPNLRPPGNPDVDVNEKKVDQPPEAKKPKIKVVNVELPIEANLVWQLGKDLLNMYIETEGKMIMQDKLEKERNDAKNAVEEYVYEFRDKLCGPYEKFICEQDHHSFLRLLTETEDWLYEEGEDQAKQAYIDKLEELMKIGTPIKVRFQEAEERPKMFEELGQRLQHYAKIAADFRDKDEEYNHIDESEMKKVEKSVNEVMEWMNNVMNAQAKKSPDQDPVVRAQEIKAKIKELNNTCEPIVTQPKPKIESPKLERTPNGPNVDKTDDDLEGKSNFGAEPPQQNGDCYPNEKSSANMDLD